In the Ornithodoros turicata isolate Travis chromosome 5, ASM3712646v1, whole genome shotgun sequence genome, actgaaacaagatcaacagctaatagagagccaaaatccaacacgtaaacaagagatacacaaaggataaatagttgaagaacaacctaacaaaacaagaaacatgtacgaatgaatagcagagaaagactCTAAACAGTGCATCTACCAATGGTAaacaacatgcaggaaaataattgaaaaaagaatcaatcaaaacgataaacatgcacggatgaatagcagagaaaacgttttgaacgatgcatctgccaacatgtaaacaacacaccggaaaataatagcgaaacaaactatcaaacattacaatttgaaataatatatcttttgaaatatcataaaatcaaccttgcgagctaacaatatagaattttcacactactcaggcactataaacatgaCCTTGGCAGAGGTgtccaaacacgcaccacagctaaGCTTTCCATAGTACAACCGCACTGGAgccctctatgcagcccggtggggtcactctctccatctatacagcccaaagcaaaGAATCCGCTGTCATTCTATGAaatggggaaaccctctctctttttcacattctttcctccgaaaggaaatattcttaggaccagtgtacagaggcgaaattttttattgattgccaaatagacattggaattattcgactctcaagaatacaataagaattctatcaaaaaacaatagcacgcaaaaaatctaagaatagacgtttatgtcagtgcaaactgattttagagaaactttatctaagcaaacgagaaaatattatcggcgcaaacaataccaaacgagaaacgatgcatttcaatgtatttcatatctgacacaactattaggcaatcattattctcaactcacaaaatatcaatcgagagaaagtcaaatttattcaatgatagaaagaatactcattcgaaaacgagaaacaaatttaattacatattttttatgataactttgcaacagtaatttctacacgcagaagccacaatcaactcatctgaaatgtaaattattgtgtttgctacaacGAAAATCAACGCGCATAACATTCcaaactagtagaatatttttattaatatgaaTCGAGTGATCCTCTGAAACAAAGtcgaaagcagtaattaatttaggcaaacattttttgtaaccatgcagcgcaaatatacatcacggaaacatgtcttttttcattccGGACCCACTaatggaaacgaagtgagagagggaagctgagttcccgcacACTtacgttaaggttacgcccgcagggagtaggggaatccaaacaatggtcttggtaccataaaccgactcccgcaagtcaagttagggaaggagggactctagcgctgtcttttacgtagaatcattgaaagcacacattttttcattacacatcacatctttttttgtaaactgactttcataattctatcgtcaggtggaacattctaaacctgataacataataaataaaattagcatcgatatgatttaattaaatgtcgaggcacactacaaaacagaacagacaattgctatacattgaagagatggacggattttgtactcgttaccatacgtcatgggaggacctgataaaaagttgcttcgaaaaggaggagacgcgaaacgattcatttatcgctgcatttcaatacagtgaaccctcgttaatatgaccgccTCCGTTCCCCCTGATTTTGGTCagaaagcgaattgtcataataacgagaaagcGGTCCAGTGGGGACCAGAGGGCATGCACGGCAGAACAAAACGTACGCATGATGCTGTACAACAATTTACTTAATAAAAAAGTCTGTCAGCAATGACTGCTTGGAGTAGCTTGCAGTGATCAGCTTTCCTAACTGTACAAGAGTATTATCGATCACGCAAACATTATTAATGTCATTGTGTTGCTCAAAAAACAATGAGGCAACCCTCAGTGCTTCACTGGCCTCTTTCGCAGTGACGGGCGGGGGAACATTGACGTGGCTTTCAGCATCAGATGCGTCATCCGCGTAGTTATTGGGCGGCTCTTCTTCGGGGCAGACAAGGTCCAATATGTCACTGTCGGAAAGCACTTCACCGGTCTGTTCACCTGCGTCTGCGTCGATATAAGCAGCCACAGCACTCTTACTGGCATCGAAGTTGGCTTTGGCGAGCAGTGACCTGAGTTCGGACAGCGTCCAGCGGGTCTTCGTCGGGTTCTGTTGCTGGGTGCGGAAGAATCCCGGTGTGCCGCCAACAGTTGCGAACTGTTTCCGCAGACACTGCGTCCCATGATCGCTTGACCGCAAGGAGACACCACCGCAGGTCCACTGTCTGCAGATCCTCGTTCTCCACGCAGGCAAGGTAGCGGCGAACGAGGGCAGCACGATAGTGTGCCTTGACGGCACGGATGGTTCCGGCATCAAGTGGTTGCAGACTAGCCGTGCAATTTGGAGGCAAAAATTCAACCCTCAGGTTTTTGAACTTTTCGTCGCTGACCACGTGACACCCAGCATTATCCCCATGCAATAAGGCCCGCCGTTTTTCAGCTTGAAGCTTCCGGTCAAAATTATGCAGAACTTCCTTAAAGATGTTGCCCGTCATCCATGCTTTTTTGTTCCAGAAGTACTCACACTAGATGTTCGGGTCGAATGCCTTTACAAATGATCTCGGGCGCGCTGCCTTCGCAGCAGGCTTTCGCTTGTCAGTTCCAGATGCGTTCACCAGGAATGCTACGGTGATGCGTCCTTGCTACGCTTTGTTCCAGCGGCATGCGTCGTTGCAAGTGATGACATTGGGCCCAACCTGAAAAGCAGTCCTGTTTCGTCGAGATTGTAAATTTCATCCTCGCTGTAGCTGGCCAGAATTTCACGAAGCCTAGCTCTACCCAGTGCCACGGTGTTCTCGTCGACGGACGCAGCCTCGCCATGAAGCTGAAAGTTGCGAATTCCATTGCGATTCTTGAAACGGCTCAGCCAACCCGCAGAACAGCTAAAGCCCTCAATTCCTGCAACGACAAACGGACACAAAAGTTAGTGTGGTGAAGTGGATAAAACGGTTTCAGTGACTTACCAAGAAGCGTTCCGTACACTTTGGCCTTCTCCGTGAGCATGGCGTCGTTGATGATAGCTCCTTTCGCTCTGACGTCGTTGAACCATAGCTGCAGGGATCTCTCGAGCTGCACATGTTTCGGTGGTCGTGCTCGAACTCTGTTAGACTcgtccgtggaaactttcagccATTTGTCTGCTTCCTTGAGTACAGTGGTGATGGTTGACCTTCCTACATCCAGGGATAGCTCCCGTTTTGCCCATTCAGCGAGTTCGAGGTGGGAAGACGGGTTCTCTTTAAACCGGACGCAGATTCGCTTCCTCATTCCGGCTGTCAGGTCAGTCCTCTTCCGCTTCGTTCCGGCCATCACGACGCTTTGAACCAAACTGTCACTTGGGCCCGCGGTCACTGTCTTTTTAAGGTCGTTCTTGTTTTAGCAATCCGAGAAGAAGTATGAGTAATCTCGAGGTCAACAACGCCTTGAGTCACCCTAATCCTTTGCGCCCCACTTTAACTGTGTCACTTTGTGCCTGAGAAACGTAAGCAGCCACTCAAAGGGGTGCGTGacgcggtcataataacgggagGATAATACGTGTTTTTGACCCCAGCTGTGCCCAAAAATCTCGGTCATAGTCCGATAAGCGGAATGTCATATTAACAGGAAGGATTTACATGGGGAAAAAACCGTTCCCCAGGAATTCGGTCATAAAGCGTgaatgtcagattaacgggggtcataacaacgagggttcactgtacgtcctagacatggtcatattcggagatatggtgcaaattatggaattcaagatgcgagaacttgtatgccgaatctacaatagttataaaaatatttgcacgtcatcgtcggaaggaccacttgggttgatggtggagtttttgaggttcgctaacgaagaattgaaatacactagaccaaacgtaattgtaatcattgcaatgggcattgcattaatcaagaaagcaatcagatcaaattatcatatacaagcagtctatatcgcacgagggtagtttcatttataatcgacagatgcccgccggtcacatttttatttttcccgGGAAAATTACATGTTATTCTTTGGCCGAAAGTAAGCGAAACGAGCTGGACCGCGGGTCTGTGCGATATCCCGTTCTCCTTCTGGAGGGGGTTAAAAAAAGCGCACATTTTTCCGGGCTAAATTTTTTCCAAGTTTGCGGCGTTGGATCTCTGGAACCGGGCGTCGCCCTCAGACGGCAATTTTTGTCAGCATAGAAGGGGTGCATGCATCTCACTTAAGCTAAAAACAAGTTGTGGATAATGGCCGAAACATATCGGGAAAAATTCCCGAAAACGCTCCGAACTGCATTTGTTGCGCAAATTTGCGGGGTTGTTTCAGAGCCGCCACAAGCCCGACGTCAATGAAACTGATATTGGATGAAAGCTTATTTGCTGCTCTTTCGTGTGGTATGCGGTTTGTCACGTTGTGGTCATTTACAATTTTTGGTACGGCGCTCTAAACGAGAGGACCCGCGAAAGAATCGGGTTTTTCGGGAGCGtttttctcaaaaaccccagCTTCAAATTTGTTAATATTTTGTGTGTACATAGCTTAAACATCCATCTTTTACCACGTAAAATAAAAAGTCTGCTTATTTGACACCTAAGGGGCGCGCGAAATATTTTTAGCTCGCATACTCGCGCGCTCTCCGCGGAAGGCTAAGCGAACGGAGAGTATGCTTCTCTTTTCGGCTGCgctttttaaaaaagaaaaaaagacagctCGAAATCGGCAGATATTTTCTTCAAACACAGTGTTGACACACTTCTCTCACATTACAAAATTAAATTTCTGCTTATTTGCTTCCTACAGAGCCCGCGAACTGTTTTAGCGTGTCTAGTAAATGACTTCAGAAAAGTGATACGAGCACACAAGTTTAATGCATGACATTTCAAGACAAAAAGGTAAGAGAAAAGATAGTTATCTAATAAGCTAGTAATTAGTAGATATAGTCTTATTTATAGATGCTTACATACAACATTGTCACCCTCTCTTGCCCATGTGTAGCAAGAGCGGAGCTTCGGAACAGGGCGTACGACTGACCACTCGTTTGACTTCTTTGCTTCTCGAAAAGCATCGACGTCCCCACATGAAAGGTATAAAAGAGTAATCCTGTGAAGTTTTGGCTGTAATTTCAGGACAAGATCGTTTGCTGTTTGGATAGCTTCTGATGGAGCCAACCGAAGGTTGTGGAGTGAAGCAGTGTGCTTGACGACACCACGGATCCCGTCACAGGCATTTTTACCATGGCCAGATGCACTGAACAGCCACTTCGTAACATGACGAGTTCTCTGTAGCTCGTAGAACTGGAATCGGTTTTTGAAGTGCGCGGCGGCGCCATCCGATACGTAAGAACATGTACTGTACAAGGGTCCAGTCTCATCCATGTGGTCGTCGATTTTTCTGATTGCCAGAAGTGTCAAAGCTGTGTCGTGCTGCATATCGTCCGACACAACGGCGAAACACTTGGAACCGGAGAATGTGCTTACCACGCAGGTAAATATTGTACAAGGACCGTTCTCGGCTCTGTCCAGGCTGGCTCTTTATGAGCGTTCAAAATATACGTCTGTTTTCAAGTAGAAGGAATCAGTCGATGACCACACTCCCACGCTTGGTTACGTGGAGGGAAAAAGGCAAGGGCAAGCAACCGCAACCTTGCCTCCCGTTCTCACGCTTCCCCATGAAGGAACTCACCTTGAAAGGATTAACCTTCAGTGCCATGCGACGGGAAACATACTTGTCCTTCATTTGCCGCATTACTAGTGATACCTACATTTGCTTTTTGTCGGCACTTGTGAACGATGTTTCGACCATGCAATATGCGTATGGTACAGCcctaaaaaaatgaaagaaagaaagagtgagagagagagcggTTTTGTGTACCTGTTGAACAGCCCAGAGCTTACAGTGGGGACGACGTTGAAAAACAATTCGCGGGCTCTGTAGGAAGCAAATAAGCAGAAATTTAATTTTGTAATGTGAGAGAAGAGTGTCAACACTGTGTTTGAAGAAAATATCTGCCGATTTCgagctgtctttttttttcgaaaagcGCAGCCGAAAAGAGAAGCATACTCTCCGCTCGCTTAGCCTTCCGCGGAGAGCGCGCAAGTATGCGAGCTAAAAATATTTCGCGCGCCCCCTAGGAGTCAAATAAGCAGACTTTTTATTTTACGTGGTAAAAGATGGATGTTTAAGCTATGTACACACAAAATATTAACAAATTTGAAGCTAGGGTTTTTGAAAAAAACGCTCCCCAAAAACCCGATTCTTTCGCAGGCCCTCTCGTTTAGAACGCCGTACCAAAAATTGTAAATGACCACAACGTGACAAACCGCACACCACATGAAAGAGCAAAAAATGAGCTTTCGTCCAATTACAGTTTCATTGACGTCGGACTTGTGGCGGCTCTGTAACAACCCCGCAAATTTGCGCAACAAATGCAGTTCGGAGCGTTTTCGGGAATTTTTCCCGATATGTTTCGGCCATTTTCCACAACTTTTTTTAGCTTAAGTGAGACGCATGCATCCCTTCTATGTTGACAAAAATTGCCGTCTGAGGGCGACGTCTGGTTCCAGAGATACAACGCCGCAAACTTGGAAAAAATTTAGCCCGGAAAAATGTGCGCTTTTTTTAACCCCCTCCAGAAGGAGAATGGGATATCGCACAGACCTGCTGTCCAGCTCGTTTCGCGTATTTTCGGCCAAAGAATAACATGTAATTTTTACggggaaaaataaaaatgtgaccggcgggcatctgtcgattataaatgaaactacccacgattcattacggatttgttgaaattacacctaacggttgaaatggaaagtacataaaagcatcttatcacgtggtatattccaccctagaacctctacacatttattttactctaccagtcaaggatgtcgaatgaacagaagttcaatattgtcgtgcaaggtctgatgtattatcacccgttgaaactcaacaaacatatcaattgcggtggaccaccagacgattttcatctaatactctcttgtacgccattcaagaacattcatacaaagaaaggaagcatcaataagagactgtgtaagttcatcgcgacaaagtgcaagttgttgaagcaatacaaacacggcgacaacatatcacctgccttaatcaacgctggattcaagcgcccaataatcagaataaactacttgatgtcttcggaattcatcaatcaagacaacaaacgcaaACATCAGAGTTTGGAATAAAATTGTAATTTagcgaaataaacaagtgtatagctgaaataataaatgtattctttgtcatcattgtaatgtattctacacatcgcaacgaaaacagcttatgattacatcgaagattgctaaggagacaatATGTACAAGGaccttcgcatggaatcagcgctggcattCAAAgatatttttacacgaccacactctatacaacaccgacaaccgaaggaaagaattgcagaagaatcgctaatagaaatttagagacatgttacatcaatctttgtttacaaaagaggatcacgAATatgaaagcttattttatgaattaaattgcacagtgtatatattttctcaaacgattggacagttgacaatagtatattgaaaggaatctattatcaaatgacgcgatgcaagtgatggacaagcatcatgcgcaggcggagtctacatttctaatcatcataacatgcggcacacagttccaataagattttgggagaatcgaatcacgcaactgtcatcagaaatgtttaaccaatgaagatgagcactatccataagatacgtaattataataagtgAATATTCCTTTTgtaaacttaaccaaagcagcacacataaacgtagctccaattcactGAACGCACATGAGTTtcttcattagccatactgaaaaactatgagacTACTCACAATGTCACGGTAtgtgaggcactacaaatgggaaggacatacattaattttagaagattttagatcataatgaaacaaaacgcaaactccaacaccaaaggttcttgtttataTTTTCAAAGTCAAAGCTGTATActatttcttacaattttttaatatatagattaaaaagctgtctatatagtcacacattgtatacaatatatttgtttgtacattaattgcttaaatttatcagatcacattccggagcagtggtgactatcggtaagtgtttaattaaaatttgaactgctgccgcaatttacgaactgagttgtagaaactGTAATTTCGCAGCTTTAGCTGgttcactttgatacgcgaaggttttaagaactctttgaCGATgtcaaagaatttaatcgagtgtattgacaTTTTCTaaatactctataacgtaatgtgaattctctatgacgtggatagtaaaagttacgaatatttttcaacctaaatttacttaaaactcgaagaaacgatcatccgcgtcgtcgaacccgtttccggaagaaagcaacacgctcgcgtgggaTGTCgtgttaacgcgtcgggcgctgaatcgcgttcggtttcggaatgggtgtccgggaaacgctgcccggcgtgttgtcgaaacgcattcgacgaccatcaacccaagtggtccttccgacgatgacgtgcaaatatttttataactattgtagattcggcatacaagttctcgcatcttgaattccataatttgcaccatatctccgaatacgaccatgtctaggacgtattgaaatgcagcgacaaatgaatcgtttcgcgtctcctccttttcgaagcaactttttatcaggtcctcccatgacgtatggtaacgagtacaaaatccgtccatctcttcaatgtatagcaattgtctgttctgttttgtagtgtgcctcgacatttaattaaatcatatcgatgctaattttatttattatgttatcaggtttacaatgttccacctgacgatagaattatgaaagtcagtttacaaaaaaagatgtgatgtgtaatgaaaaaatgtgtgctttcaatgattctacgtaaaagacagcgctagagtccctccttccctaacttgacttgcgggagtcggtttatggtaccaagaccattgtttggattctcctactccctgcgggcgtaaccttaacgaaagtgtgcgggaactcagcttccctctctcacttcgtttccattagtgggtcctgaatgaaaaaagacatgtttccgtgatgtatatttgcgctgcatggttacaaaaaatgtttgcctaaattaattactgctttcgactttgtttcagatgatcactcgattcatattaataaaaatattctactagttcgGAATGTTGTGCGCTTTGATTTTCgttgtagcaaacacaataatttacatttcagatgagttgattgtggcttctgcgtgtagaaattacagttgcaaagttatcataaaaatatgtaattaaatttgtttctcgttttcgaatgagtattatttctatcattgaataaatttgactttctctcgattgatattttgtgagttgagaataatgattgcctaatagttgtgtcagatatgaaatacattgaaatgcatcgtttctcgtttggtattgtttgcgccgataatattttctcgtttgcttagataaagtttctctaaaatcagtttgcactgacataaacgtctattcttagattttttgcgtgctattgttttttgatagcATTCTTATTGtattcttgagagtcgaataattccaatgtctatttgcaacCAATAAAagatttcgcctctgtacactggtcctaagaatatttcctttcggaggaaagaatgtgaaaaagagagagggtttccccattTCATAGAATGACAGCGGATTCtttgctttgggctgtatagatggagagagtgaccccaccgggctgcatagagggagagagtgacccctctTGGCTCCAGTGCGGTTGTACTATGGA is a window encoding:
- the LOC135395777 gene encoding tigger transposable element-derived protein 6-like, which codes for MAGTKRKRTDLTAGMRKRICVRFKENPSSHLELAEWAKRELSLDVGRSTITTVLKEADKWLKVSTDESNRVRARPPKHVQLERSLQLWFNDVRAKGAIINDAMLTEKAKVYGTLLGIEGFSCSAGWLSRFKNRNGIRNFQLHGEAASVDENTVALGRARLREILASYSEDEIYNLDETGLLFRLGPMSSLATTHAAGTKRSKDASP